A genomic segment from Candidatus Zixiibacteriota bacterium encodes:
- a CDS encoding efflux RND transporter periplasmic adaptor subunit — MSSKKLIHVILILSILGLSGLLINSCSKGNGNQAARGGGGKNIVPVEALVVRPQLLRNTIFTTGTLLANEEVELRSEISGRVTGVFFEEGKRVKKGEPLLKINDRELIAQLKRKEVEEKQAFVEESRQKRLYDIKVISQEDYDRTLNALKMVQAEKEAIEAQLAKTEITAPFDGTIGLRYISQGGYVTPSVMVATMQDTEPMKVEFSVPEKYAGQIKNGTEIRARIGDSQDEHKGVVYAVESKIDADTRTIKSRAKIANPDGNLITGSFAKVAITLEELPEAIVIPSEAVVPEINGEKVYLCDNGKAKSISVTTGIRTERGVQIIRGLSPNDTLIVSGLLQLSDGAGVQIKSLRDN; from the coding sequence ATGTCGTCAAAGAAATTAATCCACGTGATCCTGATATTATCAATCCTGGGGCTATCGGGACTTCTTATCAATAGTTGTTCCAAGGGGAACGGAAACCAGGCCGCCCGAGGCGGCGGTGGAAAGAACATTGTGCCTGTGGAAGCTTTGGTTGTCAGACCGCAGCTTCTCCGCAATACAATATTCACCACCGGAACGCTATTGGCCAATGAGGAAGTCGAATTGCGGTCGGAGATTTCCGGCCGTGTCACCGGGGTCTTCTTCGAGGAAGGAAAAAGGGTCAAAAAAGGGGAACCGCTTCTGAAAATAAATGACCGCGAATTGATAGCCCAGCTTAAGCGGAAAGAAGTCGAGGAAAAGCAGGCCTTCGTTGAAGAAAGCCGTCAGAAAAGACTCTACGATATCAAAGTTATCAGTCAGGAAGATTATGACAGAACGCTCAACGCCCTGAAAATGGTTCAGGCGGAAAAAGAGGCTATTGAGGCGCAACTGGCAAAAACGGAAATCACGGCCCCTTTCGATGGAACAATCGGATTGCGTTATATCAGCCAGGGTGGGTATGTCACCCCCAGCGTGATGGTGGCCACGATGCAGGATACCGAACCGATGAAAGTGGAATTCTCGGTTCCGGAAAAATATGCCGGACAGATTAAAAACGGCACCGAAATAAGGGCGCGAATCGGCGATTCTCAGGATGAGCACAAAGGTGTCGTTTATGCCGTGGAATCCAAAATCGACGCTGATACCCGCACTATCAAGTCACGGGCGAAAATAGCCAACCCCGATGGAAACCTGATTACCGGATCGTTTGCAAAGGTGGCGATTACACTTGAGGAACTGCCGGAAGCAATCGTCATTCCTTCCGAGGCGGTCGTTCCGGAAATAAACGGCGAAAAAGTATATCTCTGCGATAACGGCAAGGCAAAATCGATCTCTGTCACGACCGGTATCAGGACCGAACGTGGCGTTCAGATCATTCGGGGCTTAAGCCCCAACGATACCCTGATTGTCTCGGGCCTGCTTCAACTATCCGACGGCGCGGGGGTTCAAATAAAGTCACTCAGGGACAATTGA